In Agromyces sp. 3263, a single genomic region encodes these proteins:
- the ddaH gene encoding dimethylargininase has product MTMTDEQPGIRPERRPTGRSVLMCRPEHFTVVYRINPWMNPAQPTDTSLAVQQWQALYDTYVQLGYDVQLIDPIAGLPDMVYAANGGFVIDNVAYGAKFTHPERQPEGPAYMEWFRGAGFDVRVPEEVNEGEGDFLLVGETILAGTGFRSDSLSHQELERIYGREVVTLRLVDPSFYHLDTAIAVLDPTPGQEHIAYLPTAFDADSLALLRARYPDAIIVNETDAAVLGLNSFSDGYHVVIASRATDFERQLREHGYDPIGVDLSELLLGGGGVKCCTLELRR; this is encoded by the coding sequence ATGACCATGACCGACGAGCAGCCGGGCATCCGGCCCGAGCGCCGCCCCACCGGACGCAGCGTGCTCATGTGCCGCCCCGAGCACTTCACCGTCGTGTACCGGATCAACCCGTGGATGAACCCGGCCCAGCCCACCGACACGAGCCTCGCGGTGCAGCAGTGGCAGGCGCTGTACGACACCTACGTGCAGCTCGGGTACGACGTGCAGCTCATCGACCCGATCGCCGGGCTTCCCGACATGGTCTACGCCGCGAACGGCGGATTCGTCATCGACAACGTCGCCTACGGCGCGAAGTTCACGCACCCCGAGCGCCAGCCCGAGGGGCCGGCGTACATGGAGTGGTTCCGCGGTGCCGGGTTCGACGTGCGCGTGCCCGAGGAGGTCAACGAGGGTGAAGGCGACTTCCTGCTCGTCGGCGAGACCATCCTGGCCGGCACGGGGTTCCGCAGCGACTCCCTCTCGCACCAGGAGCTCGAGCGCATCTACGGCCGCGAGGTCGTGACGCTTCGGCTCGTCGACCCGAGCTTCTACCACCTCGACACCGCGATCGCCGTGCTCGACCCGACCCCCGGGCAGGAGCACATCGCCTACCTGCCGACCGCGTTCGACGCGGACTCGCTGGCGCTGCTGCGGGCGCGCTACCCCGACGCGATCATCGTGAACGAGACGGATGCCGCGGTGCTGGGCCTCAATTCGTTCAGCGACGGCTACCACGTGGTGATCGCGTCGCGCGCGACGGACTTCGAGCGGCAGCTGCGCGAGCACGGCTACGACCCGATCGGCGTCGACCTCTCGGAGCTGCTGCTCGGCGGTGGCGGCGTGAAGTGCTGCACCCTGGAGCTGCGCCGATGA
- a CDS encoding bifunctional proline dehydrogenase/L-glutamate gamma-semialdehyde dehydrogenase: MSNAATDLTPSTDHVVALVRRWLAESADHPVDPAAERLAGVLKDPNGLAFTVGFVDGVMRPEDLGVAGRNLEHVAKLTPKFLPWYLRGAVRLGGFVAPAFPWLVIPIARRVLRAMVGHLVLDATPAKLGPAIAKLRESGNRLNLNLLGEAVLGEDEADRRLRGTYEFLARDDVDYVSIKVSSVVSQLSMWSFDEAVAKVVSKLTPLYELAAKGEAKGRPKFINLDMEEYRDLDLTIAVFTTLLDQPQLRGLEAGIVLQTYLPDALGAMQELTAWATARRQAGGAPIKVRVVKGANLAMEHVDAAIHDWPVATYATKQDSDTNYKRVLHWSMTPERTDAVKLGIAGHNLFDVAHAWLTARERGVESRVEFEMLLGMATGQAEAVRRDVGNLLLYTPVVNPSEFDVAIAYLIRRLEENASQDNFMSAVFELANDRGLFQREQDRYLRSLAALEADDGRTPAPNRTQNRRTEWTDEALAAAMAVPDAPAPGTEHEDASLTSTVLEITRGSGGLDLVAPTDAAASAAQTAPAGPGVTPGFRNEPDTDPALAANREWGRRILARVPESRLGLDTIAAARIDDEAALERVVQTAADRGRAWGELPGAERAAVLHRAGIALAANRDRLIEVMAAETGKTIAEADPEISEAIDFAHYYAERARELDHVQGAVFVPPKLTVVTPPWNFPVAIPAGGVLAALAAGSGVVIKPAKLAQRSGAVMVEALWEAGIPRDLLALVDIGERELGRQLVAHPAVDRVILTGAYETAQLFRSFRPDLPLLAETSGKNAIIVTPSADLDLAASDVVKSAFGHAGQKCSAASLVILVGSVAKSERFRRQLVDAATSLRVGYPEHPQSQMGPIIEPANGKLLHALTQLGIGEEWLVEPKQLDATGRLWSPGIRAGVAPGSYFHLTEFFGPVLGVMHAKDLDEAIRLQNAVDYGLTAGLHSLDSDEVATWLDRVEAGNLYVNRGITGAIVQRQPFGGWKRSAVGAGAKAGGPNYLFGLGEWMPEHGTSSSTLHLRGLEKRVSELIEASQPALDYESFDLLRRSALSDEVAWAEEYGVVKDVSGVGVERNLFRYRALPVAVRIGEAATLGEGLRVIAAGLLAKAPLTVSTSVELPKAVRTILGARDIRVVREGDGEWLARVAKQGVGASRVRLVGGDASALARALGGTPDVAVWSHPVTPSGRVELLPFLHEQAISITNHRFGNPTTISDGVI; encoded by the coding sequence ATGTCGAACGCCGCCACGGATCTGACGCCGAGCACCGACCACGTCGTCGCCCTCGTACGCCGCTGGCTCGCCGAGAGCGCCGACCACCCCGTCGATCCTGCCGCCGAGCGGCTGGCCGGCGTGCTGAAGGACCCCAACGGACTCGCCTTCACGGTCGGCTTCGTCGACGGCGTGATGCGCCCCGAGGACCTGGGCGTCGCCGGCCGCAACCTCGAGCACGTCGCGAAGCTCACCCCGAAGTTCCTGCCGTGGTACCTCCGCGGCGCCGTGCGCCTCGGCGGCTTCGTCGCGCCCGCGTTCCCGTGGCTCGTCATCCCCATCGCCCGCCGCGTGCTGCGCGCCATGGTCGGCCACCTCGTGCTCGACGCCACCCCGGCCAAGCTCGGTCCCGCCATCGCGAAGCTCCGCGAATCCGGCAACCGCCTGAACCTCAACCTCCTCGGCGAGGCCGTGCTCGGCGAGGACGAGGCCGACCGTCGCCTGCGCGGCACCTACGAGTTCCTCGCCCGCGACGACGTCGACTACGTGTCGATCAAGGTGTCGAGCGTCGTCAGCCAGCTCTCGATGTGGTCGTTCGACGAGGCCGTCGCCAAGGTCGTCTCCAAGCTCACCCCCCTCTACGAGCTCGCCGCGAAGGGCGAGGCGAAGGGCCGGCCGAAGTTCATCAACCTCGACATGGAGGAGTACCGCGACCTCGACCTCACGATCGCGGTGTTCACCACCCTGCTCGACCAGCCGCAGCTGCGCGGCCTCGAGGCCGGCATCGTGCTGCAGACCTACCTGCCCGACGCGCTCGGGGCGATGCAGGAGCTCACCGCGTGGGCCACCGCGCGCCGCCAGGCGGGTGGCGCGCCGATCAAGGTGCGCGTGGTGAAGGGCGCCAACCTCGCCATGGAGCACGTCGACGCGGCGATCCACGACTGGCCCGTCGCCACCTACGCCACCAAGCAGGACTCCGACACCAACTACAAGCGCGTGCTGCACTGGTCGATGACGCCCGAGCGCACCGACGCGGTGAAGCTCGGCATCGCCGGCCACAACCTCTTCGACGTCGCCCACGCCTGGCTCACCGCCCGGGAGCGCGGGGTCGAGTCGCGCGTCGAGTTCGAGATGCTCCTCGGCATGGCCACCGGCCAGGCCGAGGCCGTGCGCCGCGACGTCGGCAACCTCCTCCTCTACACGCCCGTCGTTAACCCGAGCGAGTTCGACGTGGCGATCGCCTACCTGATCCGCCGCCTCGAGGAGAACGCGAGCCAGGACAACTTCATGTCCGCCGTGTTCGAGCTCGCGAACGACCGCGGCCTGTTCCAGCGCGAGCAGGACCGCTACCTCCGCTCGCTCGCCGCGCTCGAGGCGGACGACGGTCGCACGCCCGCGCCGAACCGCACCCAGAACCGACGTACCGAGTGGACCGACGAGGCGCTCGCTGCCGCCATGGCGGTTCCGGATGCCCCGGCGCCGGGCACCGAGCACGAGGACGCGTCCCTCACCAGTACCGTGCTCGAGATCACGCGAGGCTCGGGCGGGCTCGATCTCGTCGCGCCGACGGATGCCGCGGCATCCGCTGCCCAGACCGCGCCGGCCGGACCCGGCGTCACCCCCGGCTTCCGCAACGAGCCCGACACCGACCCCGCGCTCGCCGCGAACCGCGAGTGGGGCCGCCGCATCCTCGCCCGGGTGCCCGAGTCGCGCCTCGGCCTCGACACCATCGCCGCCGCGCGCATCGACGACGAGGCCGCGCTCGAGCGCGTCGTCCAGACCGCCGCCGATCGCGGCCGCGCATGGGGCGAGCTGCCGGGCGCCGAGCGCGCCGCCGTGCTGCACCGCGCGGGCATCGCGCTCGCCGCGAACCGCGACCGCCTCATCGAGGTGATGGCGGCCGAGACGGGCAAGACCATCGCCGAGGCCGACCCCGAGATCAGCGAGGCGATCGACTTCGCCCACTACTACGCCGAGCGGGCCCGCGAGCTCGACCACGTGCAGGGCGCCGTGTTCGTTCCGCCGAAGCTCACCGTGGTCACCCCGCCGTGGAACTTCCCCGTCGCCATCCCCGCGGGCGGCGTGCTGGCCGCGCTCGCCGCGGGCTCGGGCGTCGTCATCAAGCCCGCGAAGCTGGCCCAGCGCTCGGGCGCCGTGATGGTCGAGGCGCTGTGGGAGGCGGGCATCCCCCGCGACCTGCTCGCCCTCGTCGACATCGGAGAACGCGAGCTCGGACGTCAGCTCGTCGCGCACCCCGCCGTCGACCGCGTCATCCTCACGGGCGCGTACGAGACCGCGCAGCTGTTCCGCTCGTTCCGCCCCGACCTGCCGCTCCTCGCCGAGACCAGCGGCAAGAACGCGATCATCGTGACGCCGTCGGCCGACCTCGACCTCGCGGCATCCGACGTCGTGAAGAGCGCCTTCGGCCACGCCGGCCAGAAGTGCTCGGCCGCGTCGCTCGTGATCCTCGTCGGTTCCGTGGCCAAGTCGGAGCGGTTCCGCCGCCAGCTCGTCGACGCCGCCACCTCGCTCCGGGTGGGCTACCCCGAGCACCCGCAGAGCCAGATGGGTCCGATCATCGAGCCCGCGAACGGCAAGCTGCTGCACGCGCTCACCCAGCTCGGCATCGGGGAGGAGTGGCTCGTCGAGCCGAAGCAGCTCGACGCGACGGGCCGCCTCTGGTCGCCGGGCATCCGCGCCGGCGTCGCTCCCGGCTCGTACTTCCACCTCACCGAGTTCTTCGGCCCGGTGCTCGGCGTCATGCACGCGAAGGACCTCGACGAGGCCATCCGGCTGCAGAACGCCGTCGACTACGGCCTCACCGCCGGCCTGCACTCGCTCGACTCCGACGAGGTCGCCACCTGGCTCGACCGGGTCGAGGCCGGCAACCTCTACGTCAACCGCGGCATCACCGGCGCCATCGTGCAGCGCCAGCCCTTCGGGGGCTGGAAGCGCTCGGCCGTCGGCGCCGGCGCGAAGGCGGGCGGACCGAACTACCTGTTCGGCCTCGGCGAGTGGATGCCCGAGCACGGCACCTCGTCGAGCACGCTCCACCTGCGCGGACTCGAGAAGCGCGTCTCGGAGCTCATCGAGGCGTCGCAGCCTGCGCTCGACTACGAGTCATTCGACCTGCTGCGCCGCTCGGCCCTCTCGGACGAGGTCGCCTGGGCCGAGGAGTACGGCGTGGTGAAGGACGTCTCGGGCGTCGGCGTCGAGCGGAACCTGTTCCGCTACCGGGCCCTGCCCGTCGCCGTGCGCATCGGCGAGGCGGCGACCCTCGGCGAGGGGCTGCGCGTCATCGCCGCGGGCCTGCTCGCGAAGGCGCCGCTCACCGTGTCCACCTCGGTCGAGCTGCCGAAGGCCGTGCGCACCATCCTCGGCGCCCGCGACATCCGCGTCGTCCGCGAAGGCGACGGCGAATGGCTCGCCCGCGTCGCGAAGCAGGGCGTCGGGGCATCCCGCGTGCGCCTCGTGGGCGGAGACGCCTCGGCACTCGCGCGCGCGCTCGGCGGAACTCCGGATGTCGCGGTGTGGTCGCACCCCGTGACGCCGTCGGGCCGGGTCGAGCTGCTGCCGTTCCTGCACGAGCAGGCGATCTCGATCACGAACCACCGGTTCGGCAACCCGACGACGATCTCCGACGGCGTGATCTAG
- the rocD gene encoding ornithine--oxo-acid transaminase — MTTTTDRTAAAIHDEELHAAHNYHPLPVVVASGDGAWVTDVEGRRYLDCLAAYSAVNFGHGHPVLVAAAREQLDRITLTSRAFHNDRLGTFVTELAALCGKDLVLPMNTGAEAVESGIKVARAWGYRVKGVAPDAANIVVMAGNFHGRTTTIVSFSDDPDARDDFGPYTPGFRMVPYGDAGAVEAAMDENTVAVLVEPIQGEAGVVVPPAGFLPALRTLTRERNVLLIADEIQSGLGRVGATFACDLVGVVPDLYLLGKALGGGIVPVSAVVGDRDVLGVLQPGQHGSTFGGNPLAAAVGTEVVRMLASGEPQERARVLGAHLHDRLARLVGHGVVAVRGAGLWAGIDIDPRIGTGRAVCEALMRRGVLAKDTHGSTIRLAPPIVVESSDLDWAVDQLEAVLAEDLSPR; from the coding sequence ATGACCACGACGACCGACCGCACCGCTGCGGCCATCCACGACGAGGAGCTGCACGCGGCCCACAACTACCACCCGCTGCCGGTGGTCGTGGCGTCCGGTGACGGGGCGTGGGTGACGGATGTCGAGGGGAGGCGCTACCTCGACTGCCTCGCCGCCTACTCGGCCGTGAACTTCGGTCACGGCCACCCCGTGCTCGTCGCCGCGGCGCGCGAGCAGCTCGACCGCATCACGCTCACGAGCCGGGCGTTCCACAACGACCGGCTCGGAACCTTCGTGACCGAGCTCGCCGCGCTCTGCGGCAAGGACCTGGTGCTGCCGATGAACACCGGCGCCGAGGCCGTCGAGTCGGGCATCAAGGTGGCGCGCGCCTGGGGCTACCGGGTGAAGGGCGTGGCGCCGGATGCCGCGAACATCGTCGTCATGGCCGGGAACTTCCATGGGCGCACCACGACGATCGTGTCATTCAGCGACGACCCCGATGCGCGCGACGACTTCGGGCCCTACACGCCCGGCTTCCGCATGGTGCCCTACGGCGACGCCGGGGCCGTCGAGGCGGCGATGGACGAGAACACCGTCGCGGTGCTGGTCGAGCCGATCCAGGGCGAGGCCGGCGTCGTCGTGCCGCCCGCCGGATTCCTGCCCGCGCTGCGCACACTGACGCGCGAGCGGAACGTCCTGCTCATCGCCGACGAGATCCAGTCGGGGCTCGGCCGGGTCGGCGCCACGTTCGCGTGCGACCTCGTCGGCGTGGTGCCCGACCTCTACCTGCTGGGCAAGGCGCTCGGCGGCGGCATCGTGCCCGTCTCCGCGGTGGTCGGCGATCGCGACGTGCTCGGGGTGCTCCAGCCCGGCCAGCACGGCTCGACGTTCGGCGGCAACCCGCTGGCCGCTGCCGTGGGCACCGAGGTCGTGCGCATGCTCGCGTCGGGCGAGCCGCAGGAGCGCGCTCGCGTGCTGGGCGCGCACCTGCACGACCGGCTGGCCCGGCTCGTGGGCCACGGGGTCGTGGCCGTGCGTGGGGCCGGGCTGTGGGCCGGCATCGACATCGATCCCCGCATCGGCACCGGCCGCGCGGTGTGCGAGGCGCTCATGCGCCGGGGCGTGCTCGCGAAGGACACGCACGGCTCGACGATCCGGCTCGCGCCGCCCATCGTCGTGGAGTCGTCCGATCTCGACTGGGCGGTCGACCAGCTCGAGGCGGTGCTCGCCGAGGACCTCAGTCCTCGCTGA
- a CDS encoding SLC13 family permease, which produces MRIAIVGGVLLAVGAVAALAGALTPEAIAELASRVLPILGFVVAVTVVAELAAEAGLFRVIAERLAALARGRAIVLWLLVLVLATASTIFLSLDTTAVLLTPVVVALAAHARISPIPFALTTVWIANTGSLLLPVSNLTNLLAAEQLDLHPVQFAALAAAPAAVAIAITALVIFATRPRQLLARFEPETASPPDDRVLFGVAVATLALLVPLLVSGVEVWIPATVAAVVLVIAFALRRPSVLRFQLVPWQLVVFASGLFLAVEALHAVRATDVLAVIAGTGDSPLDLLRLAGAGAVSANLANNLPAYLALEPFADDPVRLMALLIGVNAGAIITPWGSLATLLWHSRLVSTGVEISWPKFMLLGLVAAPLVVVSATLALAATA; this is translated from the coding sequence GTGCGCATCGCGATCGTCGGGGGAGTGCTGCTGGCGGTCGGGGCCGTGGCGGCGCTCGCCGGCGCGCTCACGCCCGAGGCGATCGCCGAGCTCGCCTCGCGCGTGCTGCCGATCCTCGGGTTCGTGGTGGCGGTCACCGTCGTGGCCGAGCTCGCCGCCGAGGCCGGCCTCTTCCGGGTGATCGCCGAGCGGCTCGCGGCACTCGCCCGGGGCCGGGCGATCGTGCTCTGGCTGCTCGTGCTGGTGCTTGCGACGGCCTCGACGATCTTCCTCTCGCTCGACACCACGGCCGTGCTGCTCACACCGGTCGTCGTGGCGCTCGCGGCCCACGCGCGCATCTCACCGATCCCGTTCGCGCTCACCACGGTGTGGATCGCGAACACGGGCTCGCTGTTGCTGCCCGTCTCGAACCTGACGAATCTCCTCGCCGCGGAGCAGCTCGACCTGCATCCCGTGCAGTTCGCCGCGCTGGCCGCCGCACCCGCGGCGGTGGCGATCGCCATCACCGCCCTCGTCATCTTCGCGACGCGGCCGCGACAACTGCTCGCCCGGTTCGAGCCCGAGACGGCGAGCCCACCCGACGACCGCGTGCTCTTCGGGGTCGCCGTGGCCACGCTCGCGCTGCTCGTGCCGCTGCTGGTCTCGGGTGTCGAGGTCTGGATCCCCGCGACCGTCGCCGCGGTCGTGCTCGTGATCGCGTTCGCCCTGCGGCGCCCGTCGGTGCTGCGGTTCCAGCTCGTGCCCTGGCAGCTCGTGGTGTTCGCGTCGGGACTCTTCCTCGCGGTCGAGGCGCTGCACGCGGTGCGAGCGACCGACGTGCTCGCCGTCATCGCGGGCACGGGTGACTCGCCGCTCGACCTGCTGCGCCTCGCGGGTGCGGGCGCGGTGTCGGCGAACCTCGCGAACAACCTGCCGGCCTACCTGGCGCTCGAGCCCTTCGCCGATGACCCCGTGCGGCTCATGGCGCTGCTCATCGGAGTGAACGCCGGCGCGATCATCACCCCGTGGGGCTCGCTCGCGACGCTGCTCTGGCATTCGCGCCTGGTGTCGACCGGCGTCGAGATCTCGTGGCCGAAGTTCATGCTGCTGGGACTCGTCGCCGCACCGCTGGTCGTCGTGTCGGCGACACTCGCGCTCGCCGCCACTGCCTGA
- a CDS encoding RimK family alpha-L-glutamate ligase, with product MKLAILSRAPQAYSTQRLRTAAQQRGHDVKVLNTLRFGIDLSGLEPDLQYRGRRLSDYDAILPRIGNSITYFGTAVVRQFEQMDVYTPNTANGITNARDKLRANQILSRHNIGMPATAFVRNRADVRPAIEQVGGAPVVIKLLEGTQGIGVILAPEVKVAEAIIETLHSTKQNVLIQRFIKESRGRDIRALVVGDRVVAAMRRVASGDEFRSNVHRGGTVEPVELAPEYEQAAVRSAQIMGLKVAGVDMLEGNEGPLVMEVNSSPGLQGIETATKLDVAGAIIDYIANQVAFPEIDVRQRLTVSTGYGVAELLVHGNADLVGTTLGESGLWERDITVLTLHRGTTVIPNPRKGVVLEGEDRLLCFGRLEEMRSMIPERRRRRAKVRKLPKEPIPEAS from the coding sequence ATGAAACTTGCGATCCTCTCGCGCGCCCCGCAGGCGTACTCCACGCAGCGGCTGCGCACGGCGGCGCAGCAGCGCGGCCACGACGTGAAGGTCCTGAACACGTTGCGCTTCGGCATCGACCTGTCGGGCCTGGAGCCCGACCTGCAGTACCGCGGTCGCCGGCTGAGCGACTACGACGCGATCCTGCCGCGCATCGGCAACTCGATCACCTACTTCGGCACTGCCGTGGTGCGCCAGTTCGAGCAGATGGACGTCTACACGCCCAACACCGCGAACGGCATCACCAACGCGCGCGACAAGCTCCGCGCCAACCAGATCCTCTCGCGGCACAACATCGGCATGCCCGCGACCGCCTTCGTGCGCAACCGCGCCGACGTGCGCCCTGCGATCGAGCAGGTGGGCGGGGCGCCGGTCGTCATCAAGCTGCTCGAGGGCACGCAGGGCATCGGCGTCATCCTGGCTCCCGAGGTGAAGGTCGCCGAGGCCATCATCGAGACCCTGCACTCCACGAAGCAGAACGTGCTCATCCAGCGGTTCATCAAGGAGAGCCGCGGCCGCGACATCCGTGCCCTCGTGGTCGGCGACCGCGTCGTCGCGGCCATGCGGCGGGTGGCCAGCGGCGATGAATTCCGTTCGAACGTGCACCGCGGCGGCACCGTCGAGCCGGTCGAGCTCGCACCCGAGTACGAGCAGGCGGCGGTGCGCTCGGCGCAGATCATGGGACTGAAGGTCGCGGGCGTCGACATGCTCGAGGGCAACGAGGGGCCCCTCGTCATGGAGGTCAACTCGTCGCCGGGCCTGCAGGGCATCGAGACGGCCACCAAGCTCGACGTGGCGGGCGCCATCATCGACTACATCGCGAACCAGGTGGCGTTCCCCGAGATCGACGTGCGCCAGCGGCTCACCGTCTCGACGGGGTACGGCGTCGCCGAGCTCCTCGTGCACGGCAACGCCGACCTCGTGGGCACGACCCTCGGCGAGTCGGGCCTGTGGGAGCGCGACATCACGGTGCTCACGCTCCACCGCGGCACGACGGTCATCCCCAACCCGCGCAAGGGCGTGGTGCTCGAGGGCGAGGACCGGCTGCTCTGCTTCGGCCGCCTCGAGGAGATGCGTTCGATGATTCCTGAGCGGCGGCGACGTCGGGCGAAGGTCCGCAAGCTTCCGAAGGAGCCGATCCCCGAGGCGAGCTGA
- a CDS encoding LLM class F420-dependent oxidoreductase — protein sequence MTSASPVRLGLQLQPQHAHYPAMRDAVLRAEDLGVDIVFNWDHFFPLTGDRDGLHFEAWTMLGAWAEQTERIEFGTLVSCNSYRNADLQADMARTLDHISAKGGEGRFIFGTGSGWFERDYDEYGYDFGTPGTRLNALAAALPRIEERWTKLNPPPTRKIPVMIGGKGEQKTLKIVARHADIWHSFVSPADLPHKLSVLAQWGEEVGRDVSEITVSNELTRGRVDVEYADALYDAGVRLFTLGLSGPDYDFATVPEWLAWRDAKNG from the coding sequence ATGACCTCTGCTTCTCCCGTGCGCCTCGGACTCCAGCTGCAACCCCAGCACGCCCACTATCCCGCCATGCGTGACGCGGTGCTTCGCGCCGAGGACCTCGGTGTCGACATCGTCTTCAACTGGGACCACTTCTTCCCGCTCACCGGCGACCGCGACGGACTCCACTTCGAGGCCTGGACCATGCTCGGCGCGTGGGCCGAGCAGACCGAGCGCATTGAATTCGGCACGCTCGTGAGTTGCAACTCTTACCGGAACGCCGACCTGCAGGCCGACATGGCCCGCACGCTCGACCACATCAGCGCGAAGGGCGGCGAGGGCCGGTTCATCTTCGGTACCGGGTCGGGCTGGTTCGAGCGCGACTACGACGAGTACGGCTACGACTTCGGCACGCCCGGCACCCGCCTGAACGCGCTCGCCGCCGCGCTGCCCCGCATCGAGGAGCGCTGGACGAAGCTGAACCCGCCGCCCACCCGCAAGATCCCCGTCATGATCGGCGGCAAGGGCGAGCAGAAGACCCTGAAGATCGTCGCGCGCCACGCCGACATCTGGCACTCGTTCGTGTCGCCCGCCGACCTGCCGCACAAGCTGAGCGTGCTCGCGCAGTGGGGCGAGGAGGTCGGCCGCGACGTGTCGGAGATCACCGTGTCGAACGAGCTCACCCGCGGCCGGGTCGACGTCGAGTACGCCGACGCCCTGTACGACGCCGGCGTGCGCCTCTTCACGCTCGGCCTCAGCGGGCCCGACTACGACTTCGCGACCGTGCCCGAGTGGCTCGCCTGGCGCGACGCCAAGAACGGGTAG
- a CDS encoding Lrp/AsnC family transcriptional regulator translates to MDNLDRAILDLLRQNARAGYGDIGSSVGLSASAVKRRVDRLVADGVIRSFTIQVDPTVDGMSTEAYVELFCRGTVAPDELQRILQGVPEVVYAGTVTGSADAIVHMRARDITSLEDALERVRIAPNVDHTRSAIVLSRLVNRNRD, encoded by the coding sequence ATGGACAACCTCGATCGCGCCATCCTCGACCTGCTCCGCCAGAACGCGCGAGCGGGCTACGGCGACATCGGGTCCTCCGTGGGGCTCTCCGCCTCGGCGGTCAAGCGGCGGGTCGACCGCCTCGTCGCCGACGGCGTCATCCGGTCGTTCACCATCCAGGTCGATCCGACCGTCGACGGCATGAGCACCGAGGCCTACGTCGAGCTGTTCTGTCGGGGCACGGTCGCGCCCGACGAGCTGCAGCGCATCCTCCAGGGAGTGCCCGAGGTGGTCTACGCCGGCACGGTCACGGGCAGCGCCGACGCGATCGTGCACATGCGCGCCCGCGACATCACCTCCCTCGAAGACGCCCTCGAACGCGTGCGCATCGCCCCCAACGTCGACCACACGCGCAGCGCGATCGTGCTGTCACGCCTCGTGAACCGCAACCGGGACTGA
- a CDS encoding RimK/LysX family protein, whose product MTEPPYSSTIVGWREWVTLPGAGVPWIKAKIDTGARTSSLHAFDVEEFRRDDGADAVRFGVRPWQDSDEDAVVVECPVHDRRTVRSSSGHTEERVVVLMDVTLHGRMMSAEITLTNRDEMGFRMLIGREALRNGFLVSPGESFLGGRAPRPVRRLNRGR is encoded by the coding sequence GTGACAGAGCCCCCCTATTCAAGCACCATCGTCGGATGGCGCGAATGGGTGACCCTGCCCGGCGCGGGCGTCCCCTGGATCAAGGCCAAGATCGACACCGGCGCGCGCACCTCGTCGCTGCACGCGTTCGACGTCGAGGAGTTCCGGCGCGACGACGGCGCCGATGCGGTGCGCTTCGGCGTGCGTCCCTGGCAGGACAGCGACGAGGACGCCGTGGTCGTCGAGTGCCCCGTGCACGACCGTCGAACGGTGCGCAGCTCGTCTGGTCATACCGAGGAGCGCGTCGTCGTGCTCATGGACGTGACGCTGCACGGCCGCATGATGAGCGCCGAGATCACGCTCACCAACCGCGACGAGATGGGCTTCCGCATGCTCATCGGGCGCGAGGCGCTCCGCAACGGGTTCCTCGTCTCGCCCGGAGAGTCGTTCCTCGGGGGCCGCGCCCCGCGGCCGGTGCGCCGCCTCAACCGCGGCCGCTGA
- a CDS encoding GntR family transcriptional regulator, with protein MKLSIDPAASAPPFEQLRRQVVDAVSDGSLAPGARMPTVRALAAELDLAVNTVAKAYRALEDDHVLEGRGRAGTFVSATGDPATREAQLAAIAYADRVRHLGLGEAEAIALVTAALRIER; from the coding sequence ATGAAGCTGTCGATCGACCCCGCCGCATCCGCCCCGCCCTTCGAGCAGTTGCGCCGCCAGGTCGTCGACGCGGTCTCCGACGGGTCCCTCGCACCCGGCGCTCGGATGCCGACCGTTCGCGCCCTCGCGGCGGAGCTCGACCTCGCCGTGAACACCGTGGCGAAGGCCTATCGCGCCCTCGAGGACGACCACGTGCTCGAGGGCCGTGGCCGCGCGGGCACGTTCGTCTCCGCGACGGGGGACCCGGCGACACGCGAGGCGCAGCTCGCGGCCATCGCCTACGCCGATCGGGTGCGGCACCTCGGCCTCGGCGAGGCCGAGGCGATCGCGCTCGTCACGGCCGCCCTCCGCATCGAGCGCTGA